In Aestuariibaculum lutulentum, one DNA window encodes the following:
- a CDS encoding putative type IX sorting system protein PorV2, with amino-acid sequence MRTSLTVLFCFITASIYSQTVRKYSNEFMNIGVDAAALGMSNAVTSHSADVNSGYWNPAGLLKLEDNQMALMHSSYFANIANYDYAAFAKPIDNQSAFAVSLIRFAVDDILNTTQLIDEQGNINYDRISLFSTADYALTFSYARALPVEGLNYGINAKVIRRIIGDFASSWGFGFDAGVQFETDSNWKFGLMARDITTTFNAWAIDEDEFKKVQDAVEGQNQELPETTEITIPKLQLGVSKLFTFNYDYTLLAAANLNVRFEENNDIISSSFASVNPAFGFEFGYIDMVYLRGGVGNFQNELQIDDTEQLSFQPSFGVGFKYNGIQVDYAFTDIGDQSVALYSNVFSLKLDFSIFR; translated from the coding sequence TTGAGAACATCCCTTACTGTCCTGTTTTGTTTTATTACGGCCTCCATCTATAGCCAGACGGTTAGAAAATATTCTAACGAGTTTATGAATATTGGTGTTGATGCAGCGGCTTTAGGTATGAGTAATGCCGTAACGTCACATTCTGCCGACGTGAATTCGGGCTACTGGAATCCTGCAGGGCTACTTAAACTTGAAGACAACCAGATGGCATTAATGCACTCCAGCTATTTTGCCAATATTGCCAATTATGACTATGCGGCTTTTGCCAAACCTATAGATAACCAAAGTGCTTTTGCTGTTTCCTTAATTCGCTTTGCTGTTGATGATATTTTAAATACCACACAGCTAATTGACGAACAAGGCAATATTAATTACGATCGCATCAGTTTGTTTTCTACTGCCGATTACGCCTTAACTTTTTCGTATGCGCGCGCGTTGCCTGTGGAAGGTTTAAATTATGGTATCAATGCCAAAGTGATTCGCAGAATCATTGGAGACTTTGCATCGTCGTGGGGGTTTGGTTTTGATGCCGGCGTTCAGTTTGAAACCGACAGTAACTGGAAATTCGGGTTGATGGCCCGCGATATTACCACCACATTTAATGCCTGGGCAATTGATGAAGATGAATTTAAAAAAGTTCAGGATGCGGTTGAAGGTCAGAATCAGGAATTACCCGAAACAACTGAAATTACTATTCCGAAATTACAATTAGGGGTATCTAAACTGTTCACCTTTAATTACGATTACACTTTATTGGCTGCAGCGAATTTAAATGTGCGGTTTGAAGAAAACAACGACATCATTTCATCATCGTTTGCCAGTGTTAATCCGGCATTCGGGTTTGAGTTTGGTTATATCGATATGGTGTATTTACGAGGTGGCGTGGGGAATTTCCAAAATGAATTGCAAATAGACGATACCGAGCAGTTAAGCTTTCAGCCAAGTTTTGGTGTTGGTTTTAAATACAACGGCATTCAGGTTGATTATGCGTTTACCGATATTGGCGACCAAAGTGTGGCTTTATACTCTAATGTGTTTTCATTAAAACTCGATTTTAGTATCTTTAGATAA
- a CDS encoding glycosyltransferase: MRVLQLIDSLEPGGAERVAVNMANALVSRVDRSYLCTTRKEGDLKGLLKDEVGYLFLEKQFVLDANAVLRLHRFIKQEAIDIIHVHASSFFLATLVKFVNNSIKIVWHDHYGNSEFLDLRRTPTLKFCSGYFSHIISVNNRLVNWAKENLKVKEVEYLPNFAVLDKSAGQKTELKGEPGKRIICLANLRPQKDHLNLLKAFKWVVNKYPLWTLHLVGKDENDAYSEELKDYIGDHNLENNVFIYGSRNDTDNILSQCDIGVLASRSEGLPLSLLEYGLSGLACVVTDVGQCAEVVLNGQIGNIVPANDDATLSKAISHYIAHSSLRQEHAMLFKWHVEHTYSEEVITDKITTIYNRL, translated from the coding sequence TTGCGCGTATTACAGTTAATAGATAGTTTAGAACCAGGTGGTGCCGAGCGTGTGGCTGTTAATATGGCAAATGCATTGGTGTCCAGAGTAGACAGGTCTTACTTGTGTACGACGCGTAAAGAAGGCGATTTAAAAGGGCTTTTGAAAGATGAAGTTGGGTATTTGTTTTTGGAAAAGCAGTTTGTTTTAGATGCCAATGCTGTGTTGAGGTTACATCGCTTTATTAAACAGGAAGCGATTGATATTATTCACGTACATGCATCATCCTTCTTTTTGGCGACCTTAGTTAAATTTGTAAACAATAGTATTAAAATAGTCTGGCACGATCATTATGGAAATAGTGAATTTTTAGATCTGCGCAGAACACCAACGCTTAAGTTTTGTTCAGGATATTTCAGTCATATAATCAGTGTTAATAATAGATTAGTGAACTGGGCTAAAGAAAACCTGAAAGTAAAAGAGGTGGAATACCTACCTAATTTTGCGGTTTTAGATAAGAGTGCTGGTCAGAAAACAGAATTAAAAGGTGAGCCAGGGAAAAGAATAATTTGTCTGGCTAATTTAAGACCACAAAAGGATCATTTAAATTTATTAAAGGCTTTTAAATGGGTTGTAAACAAATATCCTTTATGGACATTACATTTGGTGGGTAAAGATGAAAATGATGCTTATTCAGAAGAATTAAAAGATTATATAGGTGACCATAATCTGGAAAATAATGTTTTTATTTATGGTAGCAGAAATGATACGGACAATATATTGTCGCAATGTGATATAGGGGTTTTGGCATCTAGGTCGGAAGGGCTGCCGTTAAGTTTACTGGAATATGGTTTAAGTGGTTTAGCCTGTGTAGTAACCGATGTAGGGCAATGTGCTGAGGTTGTATTGAATGGACAAATAGGAAATATCGTGCCTGCAAATGATGATGCAACGCTGAGCAAGGCTATAAGTCACTATATTGCCCATTCATCATTAAGACAGGAACATGCGATGTTGTTTAAATGGCATGTTGAACATACCTATTCAGAAGAAGTGATTACGGATAAAATAACAACGATTTACAATAGGTTATAA
- a CDS encoding GIY-YIG nuclease family protein has translation MKTYFVYILKCSDNSFYTGITNSMERRLHEHQVGKDIEVYTYTRRPVTLV, from the coding sequence ATGAAAACCTATTTTGTATACATCCTAAAATGTAGTGATAATTCCTTCTATACGGGAATAACAAATAGTATGGAAAGACGGTTACATGAACATCAGGTAGGAAAAGACATAGAGGTTTATACCTATACGCGTCGCCCTGTTACATTAGTTTGA
- a CDS encoding CDP-alcohol phosphatidyltransferase family protein gives MKKHIPNALTLLNLFCGSIAVIYAVNDNFSSAALFVFLGIFFDFFDGFAARKLGVSSELGLQLDSLADMVTSGVIPGIVMYKMLELTQEKSLVMQVLHDWNSDIELTGFKLSALPLIGLCITLASAYRLAKFNLDDEQKTYFKGLPTPANTLLIVSLPLILEFQNSDAINSIIINKWFLIGLTALSCYLLNSNIKLFALKFKDFSFKANALRYTFIILCVVLLIVLQYAAIPLIILTYILLSLWDNATSK, from the coding sequence ATGAAGAAACACATCCCAAATGCTTTAACGCTTCTTAATTTATTCTGCGGAAGTATTGCCGTGATTTATGCTGTTAACGATAATTTTTCATCGGCTGCCTTATTTGTGTTTTTAGGGATTTTCTTCGACTTTTTCGACGGATTTGCGGCCAGAAAATTAGGAGTGTCCAGCGAATTGGGCTTACAGCTGGATTCTCTTGCCGATATGGTAACCAGTGGCGTGATTCCGGGAATTGTGATGTATAAAATGCTGGAGTTAACTCAGGAGAAATCGCTGGTCATGCAGGTGCTTCATGATTGGAATTCAGATATAGAGTTAACCGGTTTTAAATTATCGGCTTTGCCGTTAATAGGTTTGTGTATTACACTGGCTTCTGCCTATCGATTGGCAAAATTTAATTTAGACGACGAACAGAAAACCTATTTTAAAGGCTTGCCAACACCGGCAAATACGCTTTTAATTGTGTCCTTACCGCTTATTCTGGAATTTCAGAATAGTGATGCTATTAATAGTATCATTATCAATAAATGGTTTTTAATCGGATTGACAGCCTTAAGCTGTTATTTGTTGAATTCCAATATTAAATTATTTGCTCTAAAGTTTAAAGACTTTAGTTTTAAGGCTAATGCATTGCGTTATACCTTCATCATACTTTGTGTGGTGTTATTAATTGTGCTTCAATATGCCGCTATTCCATTAATCATATTGACCTATATTTTGTTGTCCTTATGGGATAATGCAACTTCAAAATAA
- a CDS encoding glycosyltransferase family 4 protein has product MRFLIITHVLHKKNQNQYFGYAPYVREMNLWFKHVDQVEVLGALEDGIPTDIDLPYVQRDIQFTTIPEISLINLKQIVRTLWFLPLIFMRLCQACRRADHIHLRCPGNIGLLGCLVQMLFPKKIKTAKYAGNWDPKAKQPLSYRLQKWLLSNTFLTRNMQVLVYGHWPEQTKNIKPFFTASYTEGEREILKERKYDGRLYFVFVGSLVSGKRPLLAIQMVEALNKQGRKVQLDLYGDGILKSELEAYIKAKHLEAVVRLLGNQSKEVLKKAYKQAHFLILASKSEGWPKAVAEGMFFGVIPIATDISCVSDMLDGGERGILIKPELELAVQSINNALIKLETLKKMSALAMEWSQKFTLDRFEKDIKALIQSTPK; this is encoded by the coding sequence ATGAGGTTTTTAATTATAACACATGTATTGCATAAAAAAAATCAAAATCAATATTTTGGTTATGCGCCCTATGTTCGTGAAATGAACCTTTGGTTTAAACATGTCGATCAGGTAGAAGTTTTGGGGGCTTTAGAGGATGGAATACCGACAGACATAGATTTACCCTATGTACAAAGGGATATTCAGTTTACAACAATACCTGAGATTTCTCTTATTAATCTGAAGCAAATAGTAAGAACGCTATGGTTTTTGCCTTTGATATTCATGCGGTTATGTCAAGCTTGCAGGCGGGCAGATCATATACATTTGCGGTGCCCGGGAAATATAGGACTGCTCGGGTGTCTGGTGCAGATGTTGTTTCCAAAAAAAATAAAAACGGCTAAATATGCTGGAAACTGGGATCCGAAGGCAAAGCAACCGTTAAGTTATCGCTTGCAAAAGTGGCTGTTATCAAATACATTTTTAACCAGAAACATGCAGGTACTGGTTTATGGCCATTGGCCGGAACAAACAAAGAACATTAAACCGTTTTTTACAGCGAGTTATACTGAAGGAGAAAGGGAGATTTTAAAGGAACGGAAGTACGATGGTCGGTTATATTTTGTTTTTGTTGGTAGTCTGGTGTCAGGAAAACGGCCCTTATTGGCTATACAAATGGTGGAAGCCTTAAATAAACAAGGTAGAAAGGTGCAACTGGATCTTTATGGAGACGGGATTTTAAAAAGCGAACTGGAAGCCTATATAAAAGCAAAGCATTTGGAAGCGGTGGTTCGTCTTCTAGGGAACCAGTCTAAAGAGGTCCTTAAAAAGGCTTACAAACAGGCACATTTTTTAATATTGGCATCTAAGTCGGAAGGATGGCCAAAAGCCGTTGCAGAAGGGATGTTTTTTGGAGTTATACCCATAGCAACCGATATTTCCTGTGTTTCGGATATGCTTGATGGAGGTGAACGAGGCATTTTAATTAAACCCGAATTGGAACTGGCAGTACAATCCATAAACAACGCTTTGATAAAATTAGAAACCTTAAAAAAGATGTCTGCCTTAGCGATGGAATGGTCTCAAAAGTTTACCTTAGACCGTTTTGAAAAAGACATAAAAGCATTGATACAATCAACTCCAAAATGA
- a CDS encoding sugar transferase, with translation MFKGGVHFNISERKVLLRLLDVASILFVLCFVSSTFSFDYFTISEDRWRWVFVLILYISIFGTIFELYDLKKSSKLDKIFTSIVFTVSTTVLFYFLTPFFTPELPNNRLQILYFYFSILFALLVWRWIYLTFIVSPRFFKQVLVVGEVSDLDAIIDVFKQSDPNYRISGFVNCETGKKISLSHEDVMEYQTHEIIEVVKREGIMEIVVVSYKPDTITPEVYQSLITLLESGFPVREYTQVYEDMTYRVPVQFIGKDFYKYFPFSRNNQNRLYRFFQRVFDIVISVVGLLLSLIFVPFIVLGNLIANRGPLFYTQERVGMNGKVFKIIKYRTMVKDAEANGAVWAVKKDGRITPFGRFLRHSRLDEIPQFINVLLGDMSFIGPRPERPVFVKQLSEVLPFYETRHMIKPGLTGWAQVKTRYGSSLDDSLLKLQYDLYYIKHRSLFLDINIMIKTLTTVIFFRGQ, from the coding sequence ATGTTCAAAGGGGGAGTACATTTTAATATCTCAGAGCGCAAAGTGTTATTGCGTTTGCTTGATGTTGCCTCAATATTATTCGTGTTGTGCTTTGTAAGCAGTACCTTCAGTTTTGATTATTTTACCATTTCCGAAGACCGCTGGCGTTGGGTATTTGTATTGATTCTTTACATTAGTATTTTCGGGACGATTTTTGAACTGTACGATTTAAAAAAGTCCAGTAAGTTGGATAAGATTTTTACCAGTATCGTTTTTACGGTATCCACAACGGTATTGTTTTATTTTTTAACACCTTTTTTCACGCCGGAACTCCCTAATAATAGATTGCAGATTCTTTACTTTTATTTTTCCATACTGTTTGCTTTACTGGTGTGGCGTTGGATTTATTTAACATTTATTGTGTCGCCCAGGTTTTTTAAACAGGTGTTGGTAGTAGGTGAGGTTTCGGATCTGGATGCCATCATTGATGTTTTTAAACAATCAGATCCGAATTATAGGATTTCGGGGTTTGTAAATTGTGAAACAGGAAAAAAAATATCCTTATCCCATGAAGATGTCATGGAATATCAAACACACGAAATTATAGAAGTCGTGAAACGGGAAGGGATTATGGAGATTGTGGTGGTTAGTTATAAGCCCGACACGATCACACCTGAGGTTTATCAATCCTTGATAACCTTACTGGAATCTGGTTTTCCGGTTCGTGAGTATACTCAGGTGTATGAAGATATGACCTACCGCGTTCCTGTTCAGTTTATAGGTAAAGATTTTTATAAGTATTTCCCATTCAGCCGGAACAATCAAAACCGTTTATACCGTTTTTTTCAACGGGTGTTTGATATTGTTATTTCAGTAGTTGGTCTTTTGTTAAGTCTTATTTTTGTGCCTTTTATAGTTTTAGGAAACCTTATCGCTAATCGGGGGCCGTTATTTTATACTCAGGAACGTGTAGGAATGAATGGTAAGGTGTTTAAAATCATTAAGTACAGAACCATGGTTAAGGATGCGGAAGCCAATGGGGCTGTGTGGGCAGTGAAAAAAGATGGGCGTATTACACCTTTCGGACGTTTTTTAAGACATTCTCGGTTAGATGAAATACCACAGTTTATTAATGTATTGTTAGGGGATATGAGTTTTATTGGTCCCAGACCTGAACGTCCTGTGTTCGTCAAGCAATTATCGGAAGTCTTACCGTTTTATGAAACGCGCCACATGATTAAACCCGGATTAACCGGCTGGGCACAGGTGAAAACACGATACGGCTCATCGTTGGACGACAGTTTGTTAAAACTGCAATATGACCTGTATTATATAAAACACCGTAGTTTATTCCTGGATATCAACATCATGATAAAAACCTTAACCACCGTTATTTTCTTTAGAGGTCAGTAA
- a CDS encoding glycosyltransferase family 4 protein — MTNLVYIGNKLNNTKATVTSIDVLGPLLESEGFNINYASSKSNKGLRLLDMVFTLVKHRKSTDYMLMDTYSTLNFYYAYVIGQLCRVLKLKYIPVLHGGNLPDRIIKNPKMCQSIFNHAFKNVAPSQYLKSRFENEGYSNILNIPNSINIEAYRFQQRTIDTIHLLWVRAFDKTYNPLLAIDVLKALQDRGESATLTMVGPDKDGTLQQAKYYADKLEVTVNFTGKLEKQDWIKLSQQCNVFMNTTNFDNMPVSVIEAMALGLPVVSTNVGGMPFLIEDEQDGILVPPNSVKPFVEAIMGLKNDSDFTKKITLNARKKVEQYDWEVVKSLWLSLLV, encoded by the coding sequence ATGACCAACCTCGTTTACATAGGGAACAAATTAAATAATACTAAGGCGACGGTAACGTCCATTGATGTTCTGGGACCTTTGTTGGAAAGCGAAGGGTTTAATATAAATTATGCGTCCAGTAAATCGAATAAAGGGCTTCGACTTCTGGACATGGTTTTTACTCTAGTGAAACACCGAAAGTCGACAGATTATATGTTGATGGATACCTACAGCACACTTAACTTTTATTATGCCTATGTTATTGGTCAGTTGTGTAGGGTATTGAAGCTAAAATATATTCCTGTTTTGCATGGAGGGAATTTACCAGACCGGATAATAAAGAATCCTAAAATGTGTCAGTCGATTTTCAATCATGCGTTTAAAAATGTCGCACCGTCGCAGTATTTAAAGTCGAGGTTTGAAAATGAAGGCTATTCCAATATTTTAAATATCCCGAACAGCATCAACATAGAAGCTTATAGGTTTCAACAGAGAACGATTGATACGATCCATCTGCTTTGGGTACGTGCTTTCGATAAAACCTATAACCCCTTGTTGGCCATCGATGTTTTAAAAGCATTACAGGATCGTGGAGAATCAGCAACCTTAACCATGGTTGGGCCGGATAAGGACGGAACCTTGCAACAGGCCAAATATTATGCTGATAAACTGGAGGTTACCGTGAATTTTACTGGTAAATTGGAAAAGCAAGATTGGATTAAATTATCGCAACAGTGTAATGTGTTTATGAATACCACGAATTTCGATAATATGCCTGTGAGTGTTATTGAGGCCATGGCTTTGGGATTACCTGTGGTGTCTACTAATGTAGGCGGGATGCCTTTTTTAATTGAAGATGAACAGGATGGGATTCTGGTGCCGCCAAATTCGGTTAAACCTTTCGTGGAAGCGATTATGGGTTTAAAGAATGATTCTGATTTCACAAAAAAAATCACATTAAATGCACGTAAAAAGGTTGAACAGTATGATTGGGAAGTAGTTAAAAGTTTGTGGCTTAGTTTGTTGGTTTAA
- a CDS encoding lipoprotein N-acyltransferase Lnb domain-containing protein, giving the protein MNHFLYSLIIFAITQLSFAQSKQLSERAEISVLTIGPGTLLNDSFGHSGFRVKDPIKGIDFVFNYGIYDFNTPHFYLKFAQGKLNYLCGMNYYEDFYNAYISQNRSIKEQILNLNASEKQKLFDFLQNNIKPANRRYLYDFFYDNCATKIKDVANIALNNTIVFHKPEDFKDASFRTLINNNLNANSWGSFGINVALGSVIDRQAPAEDHMFLPENIYRFFEVATINNKPLVKDSRIIYTKIETPEATTFFTSPLFVFGILAIFILYITYKDKKTNKRSQWLDVILFSVTGIVGILLLLLWFATDHTGTHQNYNLLWAFAFNVFFVGQLVKPQPSVWFVKYLKLLVILLCLLTLHWIIGVQVFTIGLIPLLIALLVRYVYLTSISRES; this is encoded by the coding sequence ATGAACCACTTTCTTTACTCCCTTATCATTTTCGCAATAACCCAGCTTAGTTTTGCGCAATCCAAACAACTTTCTGAACGTGCCGAAATTAGTGTTTTAACCATTGGCCCCGGCACTTTGTTAAACGATTCCTTTGGTCATAGCGGGTTTCGAGTAAAAGATCCTATTAAAGGGATTGACTTCGTGTTTAACTATGGTATTTATGATTTTAACACGCCGCATTTCTACCTAAAGTTTGCGCAAGGGAAGTTGAATTATTTGTGTGGCATGAATTATTATGAAGACTTTTACAATGCCTATATTTCGCAAAACCGAAGCATAAAAGAACAGATTTTAAACTTAAACGCTTCTGAGAAACAAAAGCTCTTCGATTTCCTTCAAAACAATATCAAGCCAGCTAACAGACGTTACCTTTACGATTTCTTTTACGACAACTGCGCTACTAAAATAAAAGACGTTGCCAATATTGCATTAAACAATACTATTGTATTTCATAAACCTGAAGATTTTAAAGATGCCAGCTTCCGAACCTTAATCAACAATAATTTAAACGCGAATTCCTGGGGTAGTTTTGGTATTAATGTGGCCTTAGGATCGGTCATCGATCGCCAGGCTCCTGCCGAAGACCATATGTTTTTACCCGAAAACATCTACCGCTTTTTTGAAGTCGCTACGATAAACAACAAACCTTTGGTGAAAGACAGCAGAATCATCTATACTAAGATTGAAACACCAGAAGCAACCACCTTTTTTACAAGTCCGCTGTTTGTATTTGGTATTCTTGCTATTTTCATTTTATACATCACCTATAAGGATAAAAAAACTAATAAAAGAAGTCAATGGCTGGATGTTATTCTATTTTCTGTAACCGGCATTGTTGGTATTCTTCTTTTACTGCTTTGGTTTGCTACCGACCATACTGGAACCCATCAGAATTATAACTTGCTATGGGCTTTTGCATTCAATGTTTTTTTTGTTGGTCAGTTAGTAAAACCTCAACCCAGCGTTTGGTTTGTAAAGTATTTGAAGCTTTTAGTGATTTTGTTATGCCTGTTAACACTTCACTGGATTATTGGTGTGCAGGTCTTTACTATTGGATTAATTCCGTTATTAATTGCTTTGCTTGTAAGGTATGTGTATTTGACAAGTATAAGTCGTGAGAGTTGA
- a CDS encoding O-antigen ligase family protein — translation MQNGYLKIVGLHILIGILVYFSRALGDVYFYGIVAYFFFKIFTAAVPMKSFEIIKACAYVLGAEVLLRMTGSGLFYESSKYLVVVFTIMGLFYKGFNLRATPYVLYVLLLIPGIYVSLYALDVSADIRKAVAFNLSGPVCLGLAALFCMGVSITRSQLEQIINFAVYPLISTVIYIVAFNPNVSEVVASTGSNFVTSGGFGPNQVSTVLSLGAFFMTVKFFMFTKTRVMRYVDLAFILLFSFRAIVTFSRGGVLTAIIMVACFIFFQYRFMDRNKKSSMLISIVLFIGVITATWVYSSIQTNGLITNRYANENARGEEKQDVTTGRVFLIKKELEEFFENPFLGVGVGRIKDLRFQETGIQAASHNEMSRIVAEHGLLGVIAFAIILFVPLLFRLRDRNNVLFFSFYFFWFLTINHSAMRIAAPAFIYALSLLHIRHDQPRLHREQIK, via the coding sequence GTGCAAAATGGTTATTTAAAAATAGTAGGTTTACATATCCTGATAGGCATATTGGTGTATTTTTCTAGGGCATTAGGTGATGTCTATTTTTATGGCATTGTAGCCTATTTTTTCTTTAAGATATTTACCGCGGCGGTTCCTATGAAATCTTTTGAGATTATAAAGGCCTGCGCTTATGTTTTGGGAGCAGAAGTGCTGTTACGAATGACAGGTAGTGGGTTGTTTTATGAATCCAGTAAGTATCTGGTCGTTGTATTTACCATTATGGGATTGTTTTACAAAGGGTTTAATTTACGAGCCACACCTTATGTGCTTTATGTGTTGTTATTAATTCCAGGAATATATGTATCCTTATATGCTCTTGATGTAAGTGCGGATATTCGAAAGGCCGTGGCATTCAATTTAAGCGGGCCGGTGTGTTTGGGATTGGCGGCTTTATTTTGTATGGGGGTGAGTATTACCAGATCACAATTAGAACAGATAATAAACTTTGCTGTGTATCCTTTAATAAGTACGGTAATTTATATTGTTGCCTTTAATCCTAATGTGTCCGAGGTGGTGGCCAGTACAGGGTCTAATTTTGTAACCTCCGGAGGCTTTGGGCCCAATCAGGTCTCGACAGTGTTAAGTCTGGGGGCTTTTTTTATGACGGTTAAGTTTTTTATGTTTACTAAGACCAGAGTTATGCGATACGTAGATCTGGCATTCATATTATTGTTTTCATTTCGAGCCATTGTTACCTTTAGTCGGGGAGGCGTGTTAACAGCGATAATCATGGTGGCCTGTTTTATATTCTTTCAGTACCGCTTTATGGATAGGAATAAAAAGAGTAGCATGTTAATATCCATAGTATTGTTCATTGGAGTGATTACGGCAACTTGGGTATATTCGTCAATCCAGACCAATGGCTTGATTACAAATCGCTATGCTAATGAAAATGCTCGAGGTGAGGAAAAGCAGGATGTAACAACAGGCCGAGTATTTCTGATTAAAAAAGAACTGGAAGAGTTTTTTGAAAACCCCTTTTTAGGTGTTGGTGTGGGAAGAATTAAGGATTTACGGTTTCAGGAAACCGGAATCCAGGCAGCGTCGCATAATGAAATGAGTCGTATCGTAGCCGAACATGGATTACTTGGGGTCATTGCTTTTGCGATTATATTGTTTGTGCCTTTGCTTTTTAGACTAAGAGATCGCAATAACGTCTTATTTTTTTCGTTTTATTTCTTCTGGTTTTTAACGATTAACCATTCAGCGATGCGTATTGCTGCACCGGCTTTTATATACGCATTAAGTTTATTACACATCAGACATGACCAACCTCGTTTACATAGGGAACAAATTAAATAA
- a CDS encoding glycosyltransferase, whose amino-acid sequence MTFTLIVCTYMRPKALQSLLDSVKEQTVYPDAILIIDGSDDDDSKDLISQNKFENTTYYKVSASYRGLTRQRNFGISQLPENTDVVCFLDDDVILDPDYFKQLLSTYEVFPKALAVGGYITNEVKWEHSDGKRNPEKFYFDGWMRNEPSRFKMRRKFGLLPDVNPGFMPSFSHGRSVSFLPPSGKVYQVELIMGGVSSYKAEVFKACKFSTYFEGYGLYEDAEFSLRLAKKGKLYINTKAQLEHYHDGSGRPNRFKYGKMVIRNGWYVWRVKYRNADFKSRWKWHATALLLTVIRLTNVITSNSKKEAFTESFGRITGWLSLFLCPPKVKQ is encoded by the coding sequence ATGACCTTTACCTTAATTGTATGCACTTATATGCGCCCAAAAGCTTTACAGAGTTTATTAGATTCGGTAAAGGAGCAAACGGTGTATCCTGATGCGATTTTAATAATAGATGGGTCTGACGATGATGATAGTAAAGACCTTATTTCTCAAAATAAGTTTGAAAATACAACCTATTATAAAGTCAGTGCATCGTACAGAGGCTTAACCAGACAACGTAATTTTGGAATTTCTCAATTGCCTGAGAATACAGATGTAGTTTGTTTTTTAGACGATGATGTGATTTTAGACCCCGATTATTTTAAACAGTTGCTAAGTACATATGAGGTGTTTCCAAAAGCCTTGGCGGTAGGTGGTTATATTACGAACGAAGTAAAATGGGAACATTCAGATGGGAAAAGGAATCCTGAAAAGTTTTATTTTGACGGCTGGATGCGTAATGAACCATCACGATTTAAAATGCGCCGTAAATTTGGACTGTTACCAGATGTCAATCCTGGGTTTATGCCGTCGTTTTCGCATGGACGCTCGGTTAGTTTTTTGCCGCCTTCAGGCAAAGTGTATCAGGTGGAACTAATCATGGGAGGGGTATCATCCTATAAAGCCGAAGTTTTTAAAGCCTGTAAGTTCTCAACCTATTTTGAAGGGTACGGCCTATATGAAGATGCAGAGTTTTCATTGCGATTAGCGAAAAAGGGAAAACTATACATAAATACGAAGGCGCAATTAGAACATTATCATGACGGTTCGGGACGCCCAAATCGTTTTAAATATGGTAAAATGGTTATCAGGAACGGATGGTACGTATGGCGTGTAAAATATAGAAATGCGGATTTCAAATCCCGATGGAAGTGGCATGCCACAGCTTTACTGTTAACCGTAATCCGTCTAACGAATGTTATAACTTCTAACAGTAAAAAGGAAGCTTTTACCGAGAGCTTTGGTCGCATTACAGGCTGGTTATCTTTATTTTTATGTCCTCCAAAAGTTAAGCAATGA